A genome region from Setaria italica strain Yugu1 chromosome III, Setaria_italica_v2.0, whole genome shotgun sequence includes the following:
- the LOC101774971 gene encoding homocysteine S-methyltransferase 3, with protein sequence MVGTAGGGAEEAVRRWVEAGGGRLVLDGGLATELEANGADLNDPLWSAKCLLASPHLIRKVHMDYLEAGANIIITASYQATIQGFESKGFSKEQSENLLTKSVEIALEAREMFLKEHLEQSTPTQKPILVAASIGSYGAYLADGSEYSGDYGEAGTVQFLKDFHRRRLQVLAEAAPDLIAFETIPNKLEAQAYVELLEECNIHIPAWFSFNSKDGVHIVSGDSLIECATIADKCAKVGAVGINCTPPRFIHGLILSIRKVTDKPILIYPNSGERYDGEKKEWVECTGVSDGDFVSYVSEWCKDGAALIGGCCRTTPNTIRAIQRTLNQGSNARFTMA encoded by the exons ATGGTggggacggccggcggcggcgcggaggaggcggtgcggcggtgggtggaggccggcggcgggcgcctcGTGCTGGACGGCGGGCTGGCCACGGAACTCGAGGCCAACGGCGCCGACCTCAACGACCCGCTCTGGAGCGCCAAGTgcctcctcgcctccccgcACCTCATCCGCAAG GTCCATATGGACTACCTAGAAGCTGGTGCAAACATTATAATCACAGCATCATATCAG GCCACGATTCAAGGGTTTGAGTCAAAGGGTTTCTCAAAAGAACAGAGTGAAAACTTATTAACAAAGAGTGTCGAGATTGCACTGGAAGCGCGTGAGATGTTCCTGAAGGAACATTTGGAGCAATCCACTCCTACACAAAAACCTATTCTGGTTGCGGCTTCTATAGGAAGTTATGGGgcttatcttgctgatggctcTGAGTACAG TGGGGATTATGGTGAAGCTGGTACAGTACAGTTCCTGAAAGATTTTCATCGGCGTAGGCTTCAGGTTCTTGCTGAAGCAGCCCCTGATTTGATTGCTTTTGAAACGATCCCCAACAAACTGGAAGCTCAG GCATATGTTGAACTTCTTGAGGAATGTAACATACATATCCCTGCATGGTTTTCCTTCAACTCAAAAGATGGAGTTCATATCGTGAGCGGAGACTCATTGATCGAATGTGCTACTATTGCTGACAAGTGTGCAAAGGTTGGTGCGGTTGGGATAAATTGCACACCTCCAAGATTTATTCATGGACTGATACTCTCCATTCGAAAG GTCACAGACAAGCCTATTCTGATATATCCCAACAGTGGAGAAAGATATGATGGTGAGAAAAAGGAGTGGGTG GAATGCACTGGAGTATCAGATGGTGATTTTGTTTCTTATGTAAGTGAATGGTGCAAAGATGGGGCCGCCCTTATTGGGGGTTGCTGCAGGACAACTCCAAACACCATCAGGGCCATACAAAGAACTCTAAACCAAGGCTCCAACGCGCGCTTTACTATGGCATAG
- the LOC101775648 gene encoding 26S proteasome non-ATPase regulatory subunit 11 homolog, producing MSTSVQSPYLPATTESISKAQEAKDASESISILYRVLEDPSSSADALRVKELAITNLTNYLTKENRAEDLRNLLTQLRPFFAVIPKAKTAKIVRGIIDAVAKIPGTSELQISLCKEMVEWTRTEKRTFLRQRVEARLAALLLENQDYTEALTLLSGLIKEVRRLDDKLLLVDIDLLESKLHFSLRNLPKAKASLTAARTAANAIYVPPSQQGTIDLQSGILHAEEKDYKTAYSYFFEAFEAFNSLEDPKAIFSLKYMLLCKIMVNQADDVAGIISSKAGLKYLGPDVDAMKAVADAYSKRSLKYFETALRDYKSQLEEDPIVHRHLSSLYDTLLEQNLCRLIEPYSRVEIAHIAEMIELPIDHVEKKLSQMILDKKFAGTLDQGAGCLIIFEDTKTEEIFPATLETITNVGKVVDSLYMRSAKIMA from the coding sequence ATGTCTACTTCGGTGCAATCACCGTACCTTCCTGCTACCACTGAGTCGATATCAAAGGCTCAGGAAGCCAAGGATGCGTCTGAGTCCATCTCAATCCTCTACCGTGTGCTCGAagacccatcttcttcagcggaTGCACTGAGAGTAAAAGAGCTTGCCATTACAAATCTGACAAACTACCTCACAAAAGAAAACAGAGCTGAGGATCTCAGGAATCTTTTGACCCAGCTCAGGCCCTTTTTTGCTGTGATCCCGAAGGCAAAGACTGCGAAGATTGTGCGTGGCATCATTGATGCTGTTGCCAAGATACCTGGAACTTCTGAGCTTCAGATCTCACTCTGCAAGGAGATGGTGGAATGGACCCGTACAGAGAAGCGTACCTTCCTCAGGCAGCGTGTGGAAGCAAGGCTGGCAGCCCTTCTGTTAGAGAATCAGGATTATACCGAGGCCCTTACGCTCCTTTCTGGTCTCATCAAGGAAGTCAGGAGGCTGGACGACAAGTTGCTTCTTGTGGACATTGACCTTCTGGAGAGCAAACTCCATTTCTCTCTGAGAAATCTGCCAAAGGCCAAAGCTTCTCTGACTGCTGCTAGAACTGCAGCCAATGCCATTTATGTGCCACCATCTCAGCAGGGCACTATTGATCTGCAGAGTGGAATCCTTCATGCTGAAGAAAAGGACTACAAGACTGCTTACAGCTACTTCTTCGAAGCATTTGAAGCTTTCAATTCTCTGGAGGATCCTAAGGCCATCTTCAGCTTGAAGTACATGCTTCTGTGCAAGATAATGGTCAACCAAGCCGATGATGTTGCAGGAATCATCTCATCAAAGGCTGGCCTGAAGTATCTGGGTCCTGATGTTGATGCCATGAAAGCTGTGGCCGATGCCTACTCCAAAAGGTCTCTGAAGTACTTTGAAACTGCTCTCCGTGACTACAAGTCCCAGCTGGAGGAAGATCCTATCGTCCATAGGCACCTCTCGTCGCTTTACGATACCCTCCTGGAGCAGAACCTCTGCAGGTTGATTGAGCCCTACTCTAGGGTGGAGATTGCACACATAGCAGAGATGATTGAGCTGCCGATCGACCATGTTGAGAAGAAGCTGTCCCAGATGATCCTCGACAAGAAATTCGCGGGGACTCTGGATCAGGGCGCTGGCTGCCTCATCATCTTCGAGGATACCAAGACCGAGGAGATCTTCCCTGCCACGCTCGAGACGATCACAAATGTCGGGAAGGTTGTGGACAGCCTTTACATGAGATCGGCCAAGATCATGGCTTAA
- the LOC101774580 gene encoding probable ubiquitin-like-specific protease 2B (The sequence of the model RefSeq protein was modified relative to this genomic sequence to represent the inferred CDS: added 55 bases not found in genome assembly) → MALYRSRLEIDWDEVFSPYCPDRDGNNVDCESPSDVRFEYPSSAPHAGAAAERPRAGPTARASSDDDKRRGTPSSNQRFPGMRSDPGRRVGGRSRSALVDVGARRPLTRAAAKAARQGLDARSATRDVFSFNKVDEDGEDVGRKYCLKSSPDLDRKNKYGQLPMIKRQSQRTISVDKMYKRQPCSTPVSGNLQRVHAIDPDESDNGKCQQSENSSFSRFTKRRKEQLQASSSVYSRKVQDVVLLDDEDMQTEGEVNCEMSGRRNEPKIYYPSRDDPEAVELTGSDINCLDPGAFLSSPVINYYIQNIKRNILCSDDCRDKFYIFNTYFYGKLEEALYRRGDFSKLRRWWKGVNIFHRAYIILPIHGMAHWSLVIICMPAKESISGPIILHLDSLGMHHSTKILDTVGRYLEEEWRYLKKNPSPDTSVLDATWEDLPSNIHKAKVQVPQQNNAYDCGIFMLYYIERFIREAPERFTIDKLGMFSCSWFNPEDASDLRKRIRALLLEEFESARLDNVMSDGAASDGSSIEDSIKGGESEGDAPSDSSEMAVDFGNTGKSSEGIKVAASEEECGVSADAGKSNEGIKFAESEEASGESGDAGMSIEGIKFANSEEATGESGDAGKSIEGYVAESEEESGDSGDAWKSIEGINASEPVEASVEFGDAGKGIEVINVAESDEASVELGHAGKTKKGIKVAASEEACVECVLSTDKSMESVSDEEHTSSSRRGERTAGCALSESDSAKDEEGTMKADFDSSKTEKEGLIAIVSPERPRFNEGATRSRRAPIPDIVPDSDSDNETKMEVLRVYRRKSELINLE, encoded by the exons ATGGCGCTTTACCGCTCCCGGCTCGAGATCGACTGGGATGAGGTGTTCAGCCCCTACTGCCCTGACCGCGACGGGAACAACGTCGACTGCGAGTCACCTTCCGACGTCCGCTTCGAGTACCCTTCGTCGGCGCCGcacgccggggcggcggcggagcggccgCGGGCGGGGCCCACCGCGAGGGCGTCGTCGGACGACGACAAGCGGCGTGGGACCCCCAGCTCCAACCAGAGGTTCCCGGGGATGCGCAGCGACCCCGGCCGGCGCGTGGGTGGGCGCAGCCGCAGCGCGCTGGTGGATGTCGGGGCGCGCCGCCCACTGACACGCGCGGCCGCGAAG ATAAGGTGGATGAGGATGGGGAAGATGTGGGTCGCAAGTACTGTTTGAAGTCATCTCCCGATTTAGATAGAAAGAATAAATATGGCCAG CTACCTATGATTAAACGCCAAAGCCAAAGGACTATATCTGTGGATAAGATGTACAAACGCCAACCATGTTCAACACCTGTTTCTGGGAACCTACAGAGGGTTCATGCCATTGATCCAGATGAGTCTGATAATGGAAAATGTCAGCAGAGTGAAAATTCCAGTTTCAGTAGATTTACTAAGAG GAGGAAGGAACAGCTTCAGGCTTCATCTTCTGTTTATTCTCGAAAG GTTCAAGATGTGGTTCTATTGGACGATGAAGATATGCAAACTGAGGGAGAAGTAAACTGTGAGATGTCTGGCAGGCG GAATGAACCAAAGATCTACTACCCATCAAG AGATGATCCAGAAGCTGTGGAGCTCACGGGCTCTGATATTAACTGTCTTGACCCTGGAGCATTTTTGTCGTCACCGGTGATAAACTACTACATCCA GAACATAAAAAGGAACATATTGTGCAGTGATGATTGCAGAGACAAATTCTACATATTTAACACGTATTTTTATGGAAAGCTTGAAGAAGCATTGTATCGGCGG GGTGACTTCTCAAAGTTGAGAAGATGGTGGAAAGGTGTTAATATATTCCATAGAGCATATATCATCTTGCCGATCCATGGGAT GGCTCACTGGAGCTTGGTAATCATTTGCATGCCAGCAAAAGAGAGTATTTCAGGTCCAATCATACTTCATCTGGACTCCCTAGGGATGCATCACAGTACCAAGATCTTGGACACAGTTGGGAG ATACCTTGAAGAAGAATGGCGGTACTTAAAGAAGAATCCTTCTCCTGACACATCAGTTTTGGATGCAACATGGGAGGATCTTCCAAGTAATATACACAAGGCAAAAGTCCAG GTTCCGCAACAGAATAATGCGTACGACTGTGGCATCTTCATGCTTTATTATATTGAAAGGTTTATAAGAGAGGCACCAGAAAGGTTCACGATAGATAAACTTGGCATG TTTAGCTGCAGTTGGTTCAACCCTGAAGATGCTTCTGATTTAAGGAAGAGAATAAGAGCGCTACTGCTGGAAGAGTTTGAAAGTGCCAGGCTGGATAATGTTATGTCAGACGGAGCTGCATCCGATGGCTCTTCTATTGAAGATAGCATAAAGGGTGGAGAATCGGAAGGAGATGCACCTTCTGACAGTTCAGAAATGGCCGTAGATTTTGGAAACACCGGCAAGAGCAGTGAAGGCATCAAGGTTGCAGCCTCAGAGGAGGAATGTGGAGTGTCAGCAGATGCTGGTAAGAGTAACGAAGGCATCAAGTTTGCAGAATCAGAAGAAGCAAGTGGAGAGTCTGGAGATGCTGGTATGAGTATTGAAGGCATCAAGTTTGCAAATTCGGAAGAAGCAACTGGGGAGTCTGGAGACGCTGGTAAGAGTATTGAAGGATATGTTGCAGAATCAGAAGAAGAAAGTGGGGACTCGGGAGACGCTTGGAAGAGTATTGAAGGCATTAATGCTTCAGAACCAGTAGAAGCAAGTGTAGAGTTTGGAGATGCTGGTAAGGGTATTGAAGTTATCAATGTTGCAGAATCAGATGAAGCAAGCGTGGAGCTTGGACATGCTGGTAAGACTAAGAAAGGCATCAAGGTTGCGGCATCAGAAGAAGCATGCGTGGAGTGTGTACTATCCACTGATAAGAGTATGGAGTCTGTATCAGACGAGGAACATACTAGCAGCAGCAGACGTGGTGAAAGGACTGCAGGATGTGCTCTGTCAGAGTCTGATAGCGCAAAAGATGAAGAAGGTACCATGAAAGCAGATTTTGACAGCTCAAAAACTGAGAAAGAAGGATTGATTGCAATTGTATCACCGGAAAGACCGAGGTTCAACGAGGGGGCCACTCGTAGTCGTAGGGCACCAATTCCAGATATAGTTCCTGACAGCGACAGTGACAACGAGACCAAGATGGAGGTCTTAAGAGTTTACAGAAGAAAAAGTGAACTCATTAACTTGGAATAG